The region TGGTACTTAATAGATAGTCAGTAaaacctataataataataaataaaaaaaatatatccgtTATCTAAGACTAAGTAAGACTATAGTACACAACAGTTACCCATATATGTAAATCCATCACTACTGGGTGCAGTTGTCTTTGGCTGTGGGACCTCAATGAGTTTCACTCGTTTTGGATAGGACGGCCCCTTATCATCAGAGACCTCATGGGTCCTTTTACTTCCAAGGGGAACAGCCATTGAGGAATCAGGCACATTTCTAGAAGGCAGGACCTCATAGTCACATCCTTTAATGGAAACAAATGTCAAGGTTAATCACTTGAATTACAGTATGTTTAAGCAGCCTATCGGTACTTGGATACACAATAATTTGGGTATTTTGGGAACAATTCCTGCTATGTGACAAGCTACAATCCAcctaaaatcattttaaacaacGTTTCATCAATTCtattttaattaagattaattatgattttataacatatttattaagAGACCACAAAGAATAATGCATTAGTTAGAGCCAGGGCCATTTAATAAAACTAGGGaaaacaaaaaggtaaaaaataaataaattgtgaccaGTTATAGGAGATAAAATAGGAACAAGTGGGGTAAGCTGTGGGACTTTTTACATAAGTTGTcttttaagcaaataaataaatacaattctgtaACAAAAGTCATATAAATATGATTAAGTGACAAAGCATGCTGCACATTAATGataaaaacaaagtaaacaaataaaaaataaataaagtcaaaaaTAAAGTACTAATTTGCTAATACATATGATGACATCTTAACCCTGTCTTGTACACTGTCCCTTATACACCTGAAAACTTGACGATGCATAATGGCAGATCTTTATAAGGGGAGCCTGCCATCTTAAAACGAACACCTTTCATATTACCTTTTGCTCCCCCAAAAGATGGTGCTGCTGACTGGCTTTGTGCTGACCTCACAAAGGCCCAAGCATCCTGTTCAGAAGCGAACTTCTTAAAAACCGCCGAGGGAAACTTGTCCACCTGATGTTTACATTCCTCCCTTTAGTGGAGAAATAAAACGTAGTTAAGCAATGCAATGCGAAATGtgcttacaattaaaaaaaataggtaTCATATAGTTGCTCACCATGTTTGATATACTCCTGGTTTTGATCCTTTCCTCACAGCGTAGAAAAAGTTTCCTTTCTTGCCCATCTCTTCCGCGGCGTCACAGAGAGCCCTGCGTACAACATTGAAAAACCCAGGCAGTCTCAACATAGTCTCTGCTTAGAGCAGAGTAACGTTAAACACGGCAATATTCTTTAGTGGTGGCATTTCTAAAAATCAGTGACCATAAACAACAACCTGACAAAGACAAAATctttcacacaatattttcagtgATTTTGTCTGTCGTTTGCAAAACCTCTTGTAGCCACCAACGTTACCGGTCAGATGACCAATCGCGATGTTGTTctaatcttcttcttcttttaggaTTTAAAGACGATTGATAAATCAACTTAAAATGTggattaccgccacctactggaaTGGCGTGTGAAGCGCACAATGAAATGGAAGTTTTGAAACAAGAGCTACttgttaaaattgtttaaaaaaaattgcttcccaaCAAAATCTACAACAAGAGATATAAACCAGTATCCTAAATCATATTAATCATTCATgtttcctttaaataaataactaatttgtGATATGTTCTTGATTGTTAGGTCCATCACTAAAACCTGGAGTGGCAGATAATTTATTTTCAGAAACGTTCTCTTTCATAAGCCTCACATTTTATAAATAGCCTACATGTTCCACAGTTTCTGTTAACCCACATTTgtcacaattttcattttcatgttttcatgttgATTTAATAAACAATGCCCAATACACATTCTTGCTATTAAAAAGTCCTTTCCTATTTCAAAATCTTCTTCTCTCTAAACCAACTTTTTCTTGTAAACAGTATAAATGTCTACCTTTTGTTCCTTCTTTCCATTCATTCTGCCATATTCCCTATATTTATTTCACTATTAtccattttatttctgttttacttaATGCCACTTCAATGTCTATTTGTGAATGATTTAATGCCTGTTTAGCCAGATAATCAGCCTCCTCATTTCCTTTCACACCCTTATGTGATGGTACCCACACAAAATTTACCAGAAGTCCATACAGTCTTGTTACGAAAAGATTATGGATTACTTCATTTTCCACTTGACAAACTATGCTGAAAGAGGATCTGTGCATATCACTGCCTTTGTTGGTTGTATTTCTTCTATCCCATGAAGTGCTAGTAAGATTGCTATTAGTTTTAGAGTAAACACAGATCTgaggttatttttgacattttaattttgatcagGGGATGCTGCTACAGCTATTTTCCCAGAGTCTGGATCCTTCGAACTATCAGTGTATATTTGGACTCCAGCCACCCGTCCCACAGACTGCTCTCTCTGCTGCCCTCAGGAAGACGTCACCGTAAGCATCCGATCCCTCACTAGCCAAATCAGGGATAGCTTTttgacaataaaagtgacttgacttgacttaaaataTAAGATCTATATATTTCTGTACAACTCAACTTTTCTAATACACTTGTTTCATTGTTATGTTTATCTTTATGCAATTGGATATCAATCAAAAGCATTGGGAAAGGCCGA is a window of Carassius auratus strain Wakin chromosome 45, ASM336829v1, whole genome shotgun sequence DNA encoding:
- the rnaseh1 gene encoding ribonuclease H1 isoform X1; this encodes MLRLPGFFNVVRRALCDAAEEMGKKGNFFYAVRKGSKPGVYQTWEECKHQVDKFPSAVFKKFASEQDAWAFVRSAQSQSAAPSFGGAKGCDYEVLPSRNVPDSSMAVPLGSKRTHEVSDDKGPSYPKRVKLIEVPQPKTTAPSSDGFTYMGDAVVVYTDGCCTANGKIGARAGIGVYWGRDHPLNVAERLPGRQTNQRAELQAACKALEQARENNLKKVVIYTDSKFTINGITSWVKTWKSNGWRLKGGGVIVNKEDFQKLDNLNAELEVVWMHIPGHAGYTGNEEADRLSREGAAKPPC